The nucleotide sequence GCGGCGCCGCACAAGCACAGGCCAGCTACCCCAACAAGCCCATCCGCCTGCTGGTGCCCTTTGCCGCTGGCGGCACAACGGACCTGATCGCCCGCATCATTGCAGAGCCGCTGTCCAAGGAACTAGGCCAGTCCGTGGTGGTGGAAAACAAGGGTGGTGGTGGCGGCAGCATTGGCGCGGCAGAAACCGCACGCGCCAAGCCCGATGGCTACAACCTGGGCATTGCCACTGTGTCCACCACGGCCACCAACCCGGCCATCAACCCCAAGATTCCGTACAACGTTGCCACCGATTTCACGCCAATCGTGAACATCGCCGCCACCCCCAACATCATTGCGGCCAACCCAAAGTTCGCGGGCAAGGATTACAAGAGCTTTCTGGCTGAGGTCAAGAGCAACCCCGGCAAGTACTCCTATGCATCGCCCGGCCAGGGCTCCATCACCCACCTGATGATGGAAATGTTCAAGCTGGAGACCAAGACCGACATGACCCACGTGCCCTACCGTGGTTCGGGCCCGGCGCTGAACGACGCGGTTGCCGGTCAGGTTCCGCTGATTTTTGACAACTTCCCTTCGACCCTGCCCTTTGTGAAGGAAAAGCGCCTGACCGCCATCGTGGTGGCCGCGCCCCAGCGTCTGGCCGTGCTGCCTGATGTACCCACCTTCAAGGAAATGGGCCTGCCCCAGGTCAACCGCATGGCGTACTACGGCATCGTCGGCCCCAAGAATCTGCCCAAGGAAGTGGTGGACAAGGTCAACGCCGCCGTGCGCAAGGCCGTGCAGGACCCTGCTGTGAAAAAGCGCATCGAGGAAAGCGGCTCCATCATCATGGCCGACACCCCCGAAGCCTTTGCCAAGCAAATGGCCGAAGAGCTGGCCGTTTACAAGAACGTGGTCGTCAAGCAGAACCTGAAGATGGACGAGTAAGCGTCTTCAATTCATAAGCAAAGTCCTCGCCGGCATGCACGCTGGCGAGGACTTTTTTCATCTCGCTTCATGCACAAGCAAGGTGCCCATGCATGAAACTGGTGCAAGCACCTGGGCCATCAGAAGCGGTGACGAATACCCACCACAGCGCTGGTGCCAGACTTGTTGGGAATGTCCATGCTCACGCGGTCATACATGGCCACGGCATAGACATCGGTGCGCTTGGACAGGAAGTGGTCATAGCCCAGGCTGACGGTGGTGCGCGTACCACTGACACTGCCCACCTCAGACTTGGTGCGCGCAGCCGCTGCCTTGAAGGTACCGGGCGTGCCACTGACGGGAATGTCCAGCCCCAGCGAGTAAGTCGTGTTCTCGCGGTCCTGATCTTTGATTTTGGCCTGACCGTAGGTGGCATAGAGCTTGGCCACGCTGAAGTCATAGCTGCCACCCACCATCCAGTTGCTCTTGGTGGGCATCACCGCCAGCGATACGGGGTTGTTGATCTGCGCACGCTCGTAGAACGCGGTCAGGCTCAGCGGGCCGCCCGAGTACATCAGGTTCAGGCCCACATTGTTCTTGCTCTTGTTGCCGCTGCTGGTCTGCTCACCAAACTGGTAATGCACATTGGCTCTGACGCCGCCAAAGCTGGGGGTGGAGTACAGAATCTGGTTGCTCCAGCCCGTGTTGGAAGCGGTGGTCAGGCTGTCATTGCCCCAGGCGGCGGTCGTCATATTGGCATGCAGCACCAGCGGCGAGACGGTGAAGGAATCGCCAAACGGATTGGTCAGCACCGTGGGCAGAAAGTTCGGCGCCAGACCGCGTCCCAGGCTTACGCGGCCAAAGCTGCCAGCCAAACCCACATTGGCATCACGCGAGAAAAAAGGGTCGGCATCAAAACGACCAGGGGCTCCGGTATCGGCGCGAAAA is from Comamonas fluminis and encodes:
- a CDS encoding tripartite tricarboxylate transporter substrate binding protein BugE, producing the protein MFKFTATVLAALAFCGAAQAQASYPNKPIRLLVPFAAGGTTDLIARIIAEPLSKELGQSVVVENKGGGGGSIGAAETARAKPDGYNLGIATVSTTATNPAINPKIPYNVATDFTPIVNIAATPNIIAANPKFAGKDYKSFLAEVKSNPGKYSYASPGQGSITHLMMEMFKLETKTDMTHVPYRGSGPALNDAVAGQVPLIFDNFPSTLPFVKEKRLTAIVVAAPQRLAVLPDVPTFKEMGLPQVNRMAYYGIVGPKNLPKEVVDKVNAAVRKAVQDPAVKKRIEESGSIIMADTPEAFAKQMAEELAVYKNVVVKQNLKMDE
- a CDS encoding porin; protein product: MKAIAATFTTIALAAASLSAQAQSSVQLTGTVDAYVGSVKMAGQERVASVGSGGMTTSWWGVKGVEDLGGGLKADFNITSFFRADTGAPGRFDADPFFSRDANVGLAGSFGRVSLGRGLAPNFLPTVLTNPFGDSFTVSPLVLHANMTTAAWGNDSLTTASNTGWSNQILYSTPSFGGVRANVHYQFGEQTSSGNKSKNNVGLNLMYSGGPLSLTAFYERAQINNPVSLAVMPTKSNWMVGGSYDFSVAKLYATYGQAKIKDQDRENTTYSLGLDIPVSGTPGTFKAAAARTKSEVGSVSGTRTTVSLGYDHFLSKRTDVYAVAMYDRVSMDIPNKSGTSAVVGIRHRF